A genomic window from Onychostoma macrolepis isolate SWU-2019 chromosome 22, ASM1243209v1, whole genome shotgun sequence includes:
- the ccdc71 gene encoding coiled-coil domain-containing protein 71 — MNCEEQGMGRVVHSWARFAPAGQTALEEALRVFNPMSKDLSDTERQMVSFLQELRKEGAKPVILRSKDVYGYTSCTTEPISSRIGSKVQRVQKPCKKRGRKGLSKSKDVNYAMLSRAAKDILQNQPKIMLTNLSVDSLKQNVATAMLDNHSVQAQQCLKLTNIKGLTGGHTARLQIHFGSDSKSAPSFALGRPPDRSGIPHSPTENGSQTSNVVALDNKRVLSCPFKVDDALIGDSAPVVCQNGFGLKDGSIYKKIETVSGKPDVMTSGLDNGSVRRLRFQSYNWSQSTLTNGQDVSRLNGLEWKVIKVDDSVTDEEVRRKAQKILQVNLSPVIQIHPLVDSV; from the coding sequence ATGAATTGTGAAGAGCAGGGCATGGGGAGGGTAGTCCATTCCTGGGCCAGATTTGCCCCAGCTGGACAAACTGCCCTCGAAGAGGCCTTGAGGGTCTTTAACCCCATGTCCAAGGATCTGTCGGACACCGAGAGACAAATGGTGTCCTTTCTTCAAGAGCTGAGGAAAGAGGGAGCAAAGCCTGTGATTTTGAGGAGCAAAGATGTATATGGATACACGTCTTGCACCACGGAACCAATCTCTTCCAGGATCGGCAGCAAGGTTCAGAGAGTGCAGAAACCTTGCAAGAAGCGAGGGAGGAAAGGTTTGAGCAAGTCCAAGGATGTGAATTACGCGATGCTCAGTAGAGCGGCAAAGGACATTCTCCAAAACCAACCCAAGATCATGCTTACCAATCTCTCGGTGGACAGTCTTAAGCAGAATGTTGCAACCGCAATGCTAGATAATCATTCTGTTCAAGCGCAGCAGTGCCTCAAGCTAACAAACATAAAGGGGTTGACCGGAGGCCACACCGCAAGGTTGCAAATTCACTTTGGTTCGGATTCTAAAAGCGCCCCCAGTTTTGCTCTAGGACGGCCACCGGATCGCTCCGGAATTCCGCACTCTCCAACGGAAAATGGCAGTCAGACATCAAATGTAGTTGCCTTGGACAACAAACGTGTTTTGTCATGTCCGTTCAAAGTAGACGATGCCCTTATTGGAGACTCTGCCCCAGTCGTCTGTCAAAATGGTTTCGGTCTTAAAGATGGTAGCATTTATAAAAAGATCGAAACTGTATCAGGTAAACCTGATGTGATGACCAGTGGTCTGGACAATGGTTCAGTGAGGAGACTCCGTTTCCAAAGCTATAACTGGTCCCAGTCTACACTCACCAATGGCCAAGACGTTTCTAGACTGAATGGTCTTGAATGGAAGGTTATAAAAGTAGACGATTCAGTCACAGACGAGGAGGTGAGAAGGAAGGCACAAAAAATCTTGCAAGTTAACTTGTCGCCTGTGATACAGATCCATCCCCTTGTTGACTCTGTATAG